One window of the Verrucomicrobiota bacterium genome contains the following:
- a CDS encoding ABC transporter permease — METPDGSGRGKAPAILLRGIVKNYESGGASTRILHGIDLSIESGEFVAIVGPSGSGKTTLMNILGLMDSPTAGSFELQGRDVSSLSADQRAEARGKTFGFIFQRYNLLANETAVENVGLPGAYIGMPSAQRRERAVSLLEGLGLGHRIANRPPQLSGGEQQRVAVARALMNGGEIILADEPTGALDTARGQELIARIRELHRQGLTVILITHDPGVAAQADRVIRIVDGGIISDEATERSAAPEAALQEAGSLPTLPSSTERRRIALLADAAEAFRMALHALQANSFRTFLTMLGIIIGVASVVVMLAIGEGSRRDMQKWMSRMGTNVLRIEPGAKMSASGGILTLQDARAIADITHVQEIVPRVFSSRTLRYRDRIYACTVLATTPSFIRAENRVMVRGGFFDERDEEERAPVVVLGMKAYLELFPDRTDPVGKRILIDGAPFLVVGVITVSGGSADGRDREDDIALIPLSTGEARIFRSVRINQISVTVDDFRNVEVVQDEIRSRLNRLRQQEDFRIFNQAAMIETNRNTQNSFRFLLGAVGVISLLVGGIGVMNIMLVNVVERTREIGVRMACGARSRDIQLQFLTEAILVCLLGGVIGVLIGMLVSEFVTIGESKAVVTLAPVVLSFAAAFTTGVLFGFWPARKASRLDPVVALSSE; from the coding sequence ATGGAAACCCCCGACGGATCGGGAAGGGGGAAGGCTCCCGCCATCCTCCTTAGGGGGATCGTGAAGAATTACGAATCGGGAGGCGCCTCGACGCGCATTCTCCACGGCATCGACCTTAGTATCGAATCGGGTGAATTCGTCGCCATTGTCGGCCCCTCCGGCTCCGGGAAGACCACGCTGATGAATATCCTCGGCCTCATGGATTCGCCGACGGCCGGATCCTTCGAGCTCCAGGGGCGGGATGTTTCCAGTCTCTCGGCGGATCAGCGTGCCGAGGCAAGGGGAAAGACCTTCGGCTTCATCTTCCAGCGCTACAATCTCCTGGCCAACGAGACGGCTGTCGAGAATGTCGGGTTGCCCGGTGCCTACATCGGGATGCCCTCCGCGCAACGCAGGGAGAGGGCTGTCAGCCTGCTGGAGGGGTTAGGTCTCGGGCACCGGATCGCCAACAGGCCGCCGCAACTCTCCGGCGGCGAGCAGCAGCGTGTTGCCGTGGCGCGCGCCCTCATGAACGGAGGGGAGATCATCCTCGCCGACGAGCCGACGGGCGCCCTCGACACGGCCCGCGGACAGGAGCTCATAGCCCGCATCAGGGAACTCCACCGGCAGGGCCTCACCGTCATCCTCATCACCCACGATCCCGGTGTGGCCGCGCAGGCCGACCGGGTAATACGCATCGTCGACGGCGGGATCATTTCCGATGAGGCGACGGAGCGCTCCGCCGCGCCGGAGGCGGCGCTTCAGGAAGCGGGATCCCTTCCTACGCTGCCTTCCTCGACGGAGAGGAGGAGGATCGCACTCCTTGCCGATGCAGCCGAGGCGTTCCGCATGGCGCTCCATGCGCTCCAGGCAAACAGCTTCCGAACCTTCCTCACCATGCTCGGCATCATCATCGGTGTCGCCTCGGTGGTGGTCATGCTGGCTATCGGCGAGGGGTCTCGCCGCGACATGCAGAAATGGATGAGCCGCATGGGGACCAATGTGCTGAGGATCGAACCGGGGGCGAAGATGTCGGCCTCAGGCGGCATCCTTACCCTTCAGGATGCCCGGGCGATCGCCGACATCACCCATGTGCAGGAGATCGTGCCAAGGGTCTTCTCGTCACGCACTTTGCGCTACCGTGACAGGATCTACGCCTGCACCGTGCTGGCCACGACCCCCTCCTTCATCAGGGCGGAAAACAGGGTGATGGTCCGGGGCGGGTTCTTCGACGAGCGGGACGAGGAGGAGAGGGCCCCCGTGGTCGTGCTGGGGATGAAGGCCTACCTTGAGCTTTTCCCCGATAGGACCGATCCGGTCGGTAAGAGAATCCTGATCGACGGAGCCCCCTTCCTAGTCGTCGGCGTGATCACGGTGAGCGGCGGGAGTGCCGACGGTCGCGACCGCGAGGACGACATCGCCCTCATTCCCCTCTCCACTGGCGAGGCGCGCATCTTCCGGAGCGTCCGGATCAATCAGATCAGCGTCACGGTCGATGATTTCAGGAACGTCGAGGTGGTGCAGGACGAGATTCGTTCGCGCCTAAATCGTCTCAGGCAGCAGGAGGACTTCAGGATCTTCAACCAGGCCGCGATGATCGAGACGAACCGCAACACCCAGAACTCCTTCCGCTTCCTCTTGGGCGCTGTCGGGGTGATCTCACTGCTTGTCGGGGGAATCGGCGTCATGAACATCATGCTGGTGAACGTCGTCGAGAGGACCCGCGAGATCGGTGTCCGCATGGCCTGCGGGGCGCGCAGCCGCGATATCCAGCTCCAGTTTCTCACCGAGGCGATCCTCGTCTGTCTGCTGGGAGGGGTGATCGGGGTGCTTATCGGGATGCTGGTCTCTGAGTTCGTGACCATCGGGGAATCCAAAGCGGTCGTCACGCTCGCGCCCGTCGTGCTATCCTTTGCTGCGGCCTTCACCACGGGGGTTCTGTTCGGTTTTTGGCCGGCCCGCAAGGCTTCCCGACTTGATCCCGTGGTCGCACTCAGCTCGGAATAG
- a CDS encoding heme-binding protein codes for MKIATSSSSKRWLFMMIALLSSLFVSCEKSKYESPEYKVVKKEGSFEIRDYPELTIVSTPMQKRGEDGSFMKLFRFISGRNERSQKISMTTPVLMTGAESGIMSFIVPKDVAQQGVPTPSNPEVTISTKPPARYAAYRFSGPSKPGPSEAAAKKLLAWVDSKHLPTSGSLSPMYAYYNPPWTPGFMRRNEVLLRLAPLASKAPDNP; via the coding sequence ATGAAGATTGCTACCTCCTCGTCTTCCAAGAGATGGCTTTTTATGATGATCGCCCTGCTCTCTTCACTATTTGTTAGCTGCGAGAAGTCGAAGTATGAATCCCCCGAGTACAAGGTCGTGAAGAAAGAGGGCTCCTTCGAGATCCGGGACTATCCCGAACTCACGATCGTCTCAACTCCGATGCAGAAGCGCGGTGAGGACGGATCCTTCATGAAGCTCTTCCGTTTTATCTCTGGACGCAACGAGCGCTCCCAGAAGATCTCCATGACCACTCCCGTGCTGATGACGGGCGCTGAGTCGGGAATCATGAGCTTTATCGTGCCGAAGGATGTCGCTCAGCAAGGCGTCCCGACCCCCTCGAATCCCGAGGTGACGATCAGCACCAAGCCTCCGGCCCGCTACGCTGCCTATCGCTTCTCAGGACCGAGCAAGCCCGGACCCAGTGAGGCAGCCGCGAAAAAACTCCTCGCCTGGGTCGACTCGAAACATCTCCCGACCTCCGGTTCACTATCGCCTATGTACGCCTACTACAATCCGCCATGGACACCCGGATTTATGAGACGAAACGAGGTTTTGCTTCGATTGGCCCCTTTGGCATCTAAGGCGCCGGACAATCCCTAG
- a CDS encoding polyprenyl synthetase family protein produces MSTIPKIRVGSGLHGESLLGVVEERMTEVVHASLAGSAGLIEGRSDSTRAASYHLSSGGQRIRARLALSAGSALGLPPEDSVAIASCVELIHNASLVHDDLEDRQQFRRGVETVHAAYGFHVALCSGDLLLSAAYAALARFSNVLLLPELLSLVHSRIAVVIGGQCARLVPIGDEESDMAAYDSIASAKSGALLSLPLELALKGSSKGMWSEDARRAAEHFAIGYQIADDMEDVEQDRGTLSVNALLVIAAASRCQINEASEKARSHALAHLAKATSLAGSLPNGSGALLRELAQELSHRLEAMR; encoded by the coding sequence ATGTCCACGATTCCCAAGATAAGGGTCGGATCCGGACTCCATGGCGAGTCCCTCCTCGGCGTGGTGGAGGAGAGGATGACGGAAGTAGTCCATGCATCGCTGGCGGGATCGGCAGGATTGATTGAGGGGCGTTCGGACTCAACCCGTGCTGCGTCCTATCACCTCTCCTCTGGAGGTCAGCGTATTCGTGCCAGGCTTGCACTCTCTGCGGGGAGCGCCCTTGGGCTTCCGCCGGAGGATTCGGTGGCCATTGCCTCCTGTGTCGAGCTCATCCACAATGCTTCCCTTGTGCATGATGATCTGGAAGATCGCCAGCAATTCCGTCGCGGAGTCGAAACCGTCCACGCAGCCTATGGCTTCCATGTCGCCCTGTGTTCCGGGGATTTGCTTCTCTCAGCCGCCTATGCAGCCCTTGCGCGATTCAGCAATGTCCTTCTCCTTCCCGAGTTGCTATCCTTAGTTCACTCCCGCATTGCAGTCGTGATAGGGGGTCAGTGCGCGCGGCTTGTCCCGATCGGAGATGAAGAGAGCGACATGGCTGCATACGACTCCATCGCCTCCGCCAAGTCAGGCGCACTTTTGAGCCTTCCGCTGGAGCTTGCCCTCAAGGGTTCCTCCAAAGGGATGTGGTCGGAGGACGCGCGGCGCGCCGCTGAGCACTTTGCCATCGGATATCAGATCGCTGATGATATGGAGGATGTGGAGCAGGATCGCGGGACCCTTTCCGTCAATGCACTGCTGGTGATTGCCGCTGCAAGCCGCTGCCAGATCAACGAGGCATCGGAGAAGGCGCGCAGTCACGCGCTCGCGCATCTGGCCAAGGCGACCTCACTCGCTGGATCACTTCCCAACGGCTCTGGAGCGCTGCTCCGGGAGCTTGCCCAGGAACTCTCTCATCGCCTCGAAGCGATGCGCTGA
- the crtI gene encoding phytoene desaturase: MHALVIGAGYGGMAAALRLRAKGYQVTLIDRSPGLGGRAQIYEREGFRHDAGPTVITAPFLFEELFALFGENFHDHVKLVPLKPWYRFRYSDGTTFDYGGTLEETLEEIGRIEPKDREGYLRLVEHSKRIYKVGFEELSSESFHRVLTMVRQVPKLLRLRNYETVWQMVCRYLFSPKLRQAFSIQPLLVGGNPFDTTSIYSLIHYLERKHGVHFAMGGTAAITSALGSLMERHQISTRLGTTIERIVVEDGKATGALLEGGEMVKADLVVTNTDPAHLYGNMISSKKQALSTRLKLAGAKYSMGLFVLYFGTTRIYPEVAHHTIWLGPRYQELLKDIFDRKILADDFSLYLHRPTATDPSFAPPGCDSFYVLCPVPNLQSGIDWSIQGTRLRDRIVKALEETILPELSSTIRADFFKTPEDFSNEYLSIHGAGFSIAPIFRQSAWFRFHNKGEGIKNLFLTGAGTHPGAGLPGVLCSAKVVDALLPRAEAFNPA; encoded by the coding sequence ATGCATGCGCTCGTTATCGGAGCCGGTTATGGGGGCATGGCGGCTGCACTCAGGCTCAGGGCAAAAGGATATCAGGTCACCCTGATTGATCGATCCCCGGGACTCGGAGGTCGTGCACAGATTTATGAGAGGGAGGGTTTTCGTCACGATGCTGGTCCCACGGTCATCACTGCACCGTTTCTTTTTGAGGAGCTTTTTGCACTCTTTGGGGAAAACTTCCATGACCATGTGAAACTCGTACCACTGAAACCGTGGTACCGGTTCAGATACTCCGACGGCACCACCTTCGATTACGGCGGGACGCTCGAGGAGACCCTGGAAGAAATAGGGCGCATCGAACCCAAGGACCGTGAGGGATATTTGCGCCTCGTGGAGCATTCCAAGCGAATTTACAAAGTCGGTTTTGAGGAGCTTTCCTCGGAATCTTTTCACCGTGTCTTAACCATGGTACGGCAGGTTCCTAAACTTCTTCGCCTGCGCAACTATGAAACCGTCTGGCAAATGGTCTGCCGTTACCTTTTCAGTCCCAAGCTGCGGCAGGCCTTCTCGATCCAGCCGCTCCTTGTTGGTGGAAATCCCTTCGATACCACGAGCATTTATTCCCTAATCCATTATTTAGAGAGGAAACACGGCGTCCATTTTGCGATGGGTGGCACTGCGGCGATTACCTCTGCACTCGGAAGCCTCATGGAGAGACATCAGATCTCGACCCGGTTGGGTACAACGATCGAGCGGATAGTTGTGGAGGATGGGAAGGCGACAGGGGCGCTCTTGGAGGGTGGAGAGATGGTCAAGGCTGACCTCGTTGTCACCAACACAGATCCCGCTCACCTGTACGGCAACATGATCAGCTCCAAGAAGCAGGCGCTCTCCACACGACTCAAGCTTGCCGGTGCAAAATACTCCATGGGGCTCTTTGTGCTCTATTTCGGAACGACGCGCATCTACCCGGAGGTCGCCCACCACACCATCTGGCTTGGCCCGAGGTATCAGGAGTTACTCAAGGATATCTTCGACCGAAAAATCCTGGCGGATGACTTTTCGCTCTACCTGCATCGTCCAACAGCCACGGATCCAAGCTTTGCCCCTCCGGGGTGTGACAGCTTTTATGTCCTTTGCCCGGTGCCCAATCTGCAGTCCGGTATTGATTGGAGCATTCAGGGAACAAGACTTCGGGATCGGATCGTCAAGGCCTTGGAGGAGACGATTCTTCCGGAACTTTCCTCCACGATCAGGGCAGATTTTTTCAAGACTCCGGAGGATTTTAGCAATGAATATCTGAGTATCCATGGGGCAGGTTTTTCCATCGCCCCCATTTTCCGTCAGTCTGCTTGGTTTCGCTTTCATAATAAAGGTGAGGGGATCAAGAATCTCTTCCTCACAGGCGCAGGCACCCACCCAGGTGCTGGATTGCCCGGAGTTCTCTGTTCGGCAAAAGTGGTGGATGCCCTCCTGCCGCGCGCCGAAGCCTTTAATCCGGCATGA
- a CDS encoding efflux RND transporter periplasmic adaptor subunit — MTGLFAFWKMRSSAEPETYITGTIIKGALEDAVTATGVLEASQYVDIGTQVSGILKKIAVQIGQTVKKGDLLAQIDPTLFRAQVIQEQANLKDLTARLVSAEATLKLAAQRFERNRNLVKSDAVSIDEVNFSEAEFARSKAAIDAINAQIEKAQGSLDAAAANLGFTKISAPIDGTVIQIQAREGQTLNATQTAPILFRLADMATMTVKAQVSEADVQRIRPGASVYFTSLGDPETKHEGKVRGMEPSPTTTNPPIFYNTLFDVPNPGLMLMPSMTAQVFFPMMHRDDVLLMPLAAIDYAARRPLSANSPQKKPAADAGTRVFVLRDGKPVEVCVVLGMKNRVTAEVVSGLSVGDQVITGPIEMRQKARPR; from the coding sequence ATGACCGGGCTGTTTGCTTTCTGGAAGATGAGAAGCTCCGCGGAGCCCGAGACCTACATCACCGGAACGATCATCAAGGGAGCGCTCGAGGATGCCGTCACGGCGACCGGCGTACTGGAAGCAAGCCAGTATGTCGATATTGGGACGCAGGTTTCGGGTATCCTGAAAAAAATCGCCGTCCAGATTGGTCAGACCGTGAAGAAAGGTGATCTCCTCGCGCAGATCGATCCGACCCTCTTCAGGGCGCAGGTGATCCAGGAACAGGCGAACCTGAAGGATCTCACCGCGAGACTGGTCTCCGCCGAGGCGACCCTCAAGCTTGCCGCCCAGCGCTTCGAGCGAAACCGCAACCTGGTCAAGAGCGACGCCGTCAGCATCGACGAGGTCAATTTTTCTGAAGCCGAGTTCGCGCGCTCGAAGGCCGCCATCGACGCCATCAACGCCCAGATCGAGAAGGCCCAGGGAAGCCTTGATGCAGCCGCGGCGAACCTCGGATTCACTAAAATCAGCGCCCCGATCGACGGGACCGTCATCCAGATCCAGGCCCGCGAAGGGCAGACCCTGAATGCCACCCAGACGGCGCCGATCCTCTTCCGTCTTGCCGACATGGCCACCATGACCGTGAAGGCGCAGGTCTCAGAGGCCGATGTCCAGAGGATCCGCCCCGGGGCTTCTGTCTATTTTACCTCGCTTGGGGATCCCGAAACGAAGCACGAAGGGAAGGTCCGGGGCATGGAGCCCAGTCCCACCACGACGAATCCGCCGATCTTTTACAACACCCTCTTCGACGTCCCGAACCCGGGATTGATGCTCATGCCGTCGATGACCGCGCAGGTCTTTTTTCCCATGATGCACAGGGACGACGTGCTGCTTATGCCGCTCGCCGCCATCGATTATGCCGCCCGGCGCCCATTGTCCGCCAACTCCCCGCAGAAGAAGCCCGCCGCTGATGCCGGCACGAGGGTCTTCGTGCTGCGTGATGGAAAGCCGGTCGAGGTCTGCGTGGTCCTGGGAATGAAAAACCGCGTCACCGCCGAGGTGGTGTCGGGGCTCTCGGTGGGCGACCAGGTGATCACCGGCCCCATCGAAATGCGGCAGAAGGCCCGCCCTCGCTAA
- a CDS encoding bacteriorhodopsin — MKIRSLLPKLSLVAFAALLIPARAQASAGVVLEPNDFVGISFWLISMALVASTAFFFLETQRVSGKWKTSLTVSGLVTLVAAVHYFYMREVWVTTHDTPTVYRYIDWLITVPLLMVEFFLILSAITKVPAGVFWRLLIGTLVMLVGGYVGEAGYVPALPAFIVGMLGWAFILFEIFFGEASRINAHQSPPAVKTAFNLMRLIVTFGWAIYPIGYFVGYLTGMNHEDSMKGLNIVYNLADVLNKIAFGVIIWAAAVTETEAHA, encoded by the coding sequence ATGAAGATACGATCCCTACTCCCCAAACTATCGCTAGTCGCATTTGCGGCCCTCCTCATACCTGCAAGAGCCCAAGCTTCCGCAGGAGTTGTCCTTGAGCCAAATGATTTTGTCGGGATTTCTTTCTGGCTGATCTCCATGGCGCTTGTCGCCTCCACCGCGTTTTTCTTCCTCGAAACCCAGCGGGTTTCTGGAAAGTGGAAGACTTCCCTCACCGTCTCCGGCCTCGTGACCTTGGTCGCCGCCGTTCACTACTTCTACATGCGTGAGGTTTGGGTAACCACCCACGACACCCCGACCGTCTACCGCTACATTGACTGGCTCATCACCGTGCCGCTCCTCATGGTGGAGTTCTTCCTGATCCTCTCGGCAATCACGAAGGTTCCCGCAGGCGTTTTCTGGCGCTTGCTGATTGGAACCCTTGTCATGCTCGTCGGCGGATATGTGGGCGAGGCCGGTTATGTCCCCGCACTTCCTGCATTCATTGTTGGAATGCTCGGTTGGGCCTTCATCCTTTTTGAGATTTTCTTCGGCGAGGCGAGTCGTATCAACGCTCACCAGTCACCTCCTGCAGTCAAGACGGCGTTCAACCTCATGCGTCTGATCGTCACCTTCGGATGGGCGATCTATCCCATCGGTTACTTCGTCGGCTACCTCACCGGAATGAACCACGAGGATAGCATGAAAGGCCTGAACATTGTTTATAACTTGGCCGACGTGCTCAATAAAATCGCCTTCGGTGTCATCATCTGGGCTGCTGCTGTCACCGAGACAGAAGCCCACGCCTAG
- a CDS encoding ABC transporter ATP-binding protein: protein MIRLVKASRSYGTPPVTALDSVSLDIGRGEFLAITGASGSGKSTLLHLLGGLDHPTSGEVIVDGVHLEHANDKTLTQYRRLKLGIVFQFFNLLPSMTVVENVELPLLLRGDPSSGVRQAALAMLDQVGMTQRAMHFPHQLSGGEMQRAAIARGLVHSPALLLADEPTGNLDSENASQVLDVIAKIASRRTTTVIMVTHSDSVAALADRRIRMKDGRITPDAT from the coding sequence ATGATCCGACTCGTCAAAGCCTCCCGCTCCTACGGCACACCTCCAGTCACGGCACTCGACTCGGTTTCTCTGGATATCGGGCGCGGTGAATTCCTCGCCATCACGGGAGCGAGCGGTTCGGGCAAAAGCACACTGCTGCACCTTTTGGGAGGTCTTGACCACCCCACCTCGGGCGAGGTCATTGTGGATGGGGTCCACCTGGAGCATGCGAATGACAAGACGCTGACCCAGTACCGGAGGCTGAAGCTGGGGATCGTTTTCCAGTTCTTCAACCTGCTTCCCTCGATGACCGTTGTGGAGAATGTAGAGCTGCCTCTCTTGCTGCGCGGCGATCCCTCCTCGGGAGTCAGGCAAGCTGCCCTGGCTATGCTCGATCAGGTCGGGATGACTCAGCGCGCCATGCACTTCCCCCACCAGCTCAGCGGGGGCGAGATGCAGCGGGCAGCCATTGCCAGGGGACTGGTCCATAGTCCGGCCCTCCTGCTTGCGGATGAACCGACGGGGAATCTGGACAGTGAAAACGCTTCCCAAGTCCTCGATGTGATTGCAAAGATTGCTTCCCGCCGCACCACCACCGTCATTATGGTAACTCACAGCGATTCGGTGGCGGCCCTGGCCGACAGGCGCATCAGGATGAAGGATGGACGTATCACTCCGGATGCCACCTGA
- a CDS encoding methylated-DNA--[protein]-cysteine S-methyltransferase encodes MDLWLSPHDARVRSLRAEGELLCGVARSPFGYCIALTGGDYLLALRFVESREEGIVSLQSEWPKTPLRYSPEVERLIVRGFENPSLVPVLAIGTPFQLTVWEYLRRNRASVTLTYGELARAIGRPKAARAVGRAVAANGIAFLIPCHRVISRGKLTGYRWGLERKRNLLAWELANRDPLEMPF; translated from the coding sequence ATGGATCTCTGGCTCTCACCACATGATGCCAGAGTCCGCTCCCTCCGCGCGGAGGGAGAATTGCTCTGCGGAGTTGCCCGCTCCCCTTTTGGTTACTGCATCGCACTGACAGGAGGCGATTATCTACTCGCACTTCGCTTCGTGGAGAGTCGAGAAGAAGGCATTGTTTCTCTTCAATCCGAGTGGCCCAAGACACCTCTACGCTACTCTCCTGAGGTCGAGCGACTGATCGTACGAGGCTTTGAAAATCCCTCCTTGGTTCCAGTTCTTGCGATCGGAACACCCTTCCAGCTCACGGTCTGGGAATATCTCCGGCGCAATCGTGCTTCGGTGACCCTGACCTACGGGGAACTGGCGCGCGCGATCGGTCGACCCAAAGCTGCACGTGCAGTTGGTCGGGCCGTCGCTGCCAATGGTATTGCTTTCCTGATCCCATGCCATCGCGTCATTTCCCGGGGAAAACTCACGGGCTACCGCTGGGGGCTGGAGCGCAAAAGGAATCTCTTGGCTTGGGAGTTGGCCAACCGCGACCCGCTAGAGATGCCTTTCTAA
- a CDS encoding RluA family pseudouridine synthase, whose amino-acid sequence MSEQASIPASMSGAFRILGETPDLLAVEKPPFLLIHPSKPGDPVTLWDRLKELLAYEIAGGGQVSLINRLDRETSGIVLVAKNAAAARVCSMTMARGEVQKEYQAIVTGWPEIDQWEVRKPILRLGEMQDSRIWLKRGVHPEGAPSHTAFRVLKRLTHPKHGAISLIHCIPFTGKTHQIRIHLSYSGHPVVGDKIYGPSEECYLKFIETGWTAELAAQLWLPRHALHSCLLELDYLGQNLRWESALAEDLAQWLKACG is encoded by the coding sequence ATGTCCGAGCAAGCTTCTATACCGGCCTCCATGTCCGGCGCTTTCCGAATCCTTGGGGAAACCCCCGATCTGCTGGCTGTGGAGAAGCCCCCCTTCCTGCTCATCCATCCCAGCAAGCCGGGCGATCCGGTGACGCTCTGGGACCGGCTCAAGGAACTCCTTGCCTACGAGATCGCCGGAGGAGGCCAGGTTTCCCTGATCAACCGGCTCGACCGTGAGACTAGTGGCATCGTCCTCGTGGCCAAGAATGCCGCAGCCGCACGCGTCTGCAGCATGACGATGGCGCGGGGGGAGGTGCAGAAGGAGTATCAGGCCATCGTTACAGGCTGGCCTGAAATCGATCAATGGGAGGTACGGAAGCCGATCCTGAGGCTAGGCGAGATGCAGGACTCTCGGATCTGGCTCAAGCGCGGGGTGCACCCGGAGGGGGCGCCTTCGCACACGGCCTTTCGCGTTCTGAAAAGACTGACACATCCGAAGCATGGCGCTATCTCTCTCATCCACTGCATTCCTTTCACCGGCAAGACGCATCAGATCCGCATTCATCTGTCTTACTCGGGCCATCCCGTGGTTGGGGACAAGATCTATGGCCCCTCCGAGGAATGCTACCTGAAGTTTATCGAGACCGGCTGGACCGCGGAACTTGCGGCCCAGCTCTGGCTTCCACGCCACGCGCTTCATTCCTGCTTGCTGGAGCTGGATTATCTGGGTCAGAACCTCCGCTGGGAATCCGCCCTTGCAGAGGATCTGGCACAGTGGTTGAAGGCATGTGGTTGA
- a CDS encoding TolC family protein yields the protein MNRTLPLTALLLAVFVPGCSTPRKKGPTSPVAVPSEWKATGLKSPLAPSGWLSTFRDPMLDSVVRGVLSDNYDLKAAAGRLEAAVAKSRVATADLYPQMGVRAGASVNDTPIYNAQSVNYQINPGNWNYTLNLALSWELDVWGRLRSLSKAAKADAASATFTYEGARLSLAGQAAKGWFSVIESREQVRIAEETLASLRKTRDLARARFENGAVSAFDVRLSSADETNAEANLVQRRQNYADAKRSLEILLGRYPSAELEDRRASFPRIIPEVPAGIPSELLLRRPDLRAADWNLFASENRLFSAKTERLPKLAITSTAGTPSVLLQDVTNDSSFLYTVAANLTAPILDGGRISGNVRFTKAQRDTAAAAYAQQVLNAFREVENTLSNEVTLVSRERLQEKALGELRQAYQIATVRYKSGQIDIVSLLQAQRSMLSAESVLMNTRLLKLNNRIDIFLSLGESVGPVSSASLFRDSALEFPRLSLPGA from the coding sequence ATGAACAGAACCCTCCCGTTGACGGCGCTGCTTCTTGCCGTGTTCGTGCCGGGTTGCTCCACGCCACGGAAGAAAGGCCCGACATCCCCCGTGGCCGTTCCCAGCGAATGGAAGGCCACGGGCCTGAAATCCCCGCTTGCCCCTTCCGGATGGCTCTCCACCTTCCGCGACCCCATGCTCGATTCCGTGGTGCGTGGCGTCCTCTCCGATAACTACGACCTGAAGGCCGCAGCGGGACGCCTTGAGGCGGCCGTCGCGAAATCCCGAGTCGCCACCGCCGACCTCTATCCCCAGATGGGGGTGAGGGCGGGCGCTTCAGTCAACGACACGCCGATCTACAACGCGCAGTCTGTCAACTATCAGATCAATCCGGGCAACTGGAACTACACCCTCAACCTTGCCCTTAGCTGGGAACTGGATGTCTGGGGCCGCCTGAGATCCCTCTCCAAGGCCGCCAAGGCAGATGCCGCCTCTGCGACCTTCACCTACGAGGGAGCGCGGCTCTCCCTTGCCGGACAGGCCGCCAAGGGATGGTTCTCCGTGATCGAGAGCCGCGAGCAGGTTCGTATCGCCGAAGAGACGCTGGCGAGCCTGCGCAAAACGCGGGATCTCGCGAGGGCACGCTTCGAGAACGGCGCGGTCTCCGCCTTCGACGTCCGTCTGAGCAGCGCCGACGAGACCAATGCCGAGGCGAATCTTGTCCAGCGACGGCAGAACTACGCCGATGCCAAGCGCTCCCTCGAAATCCTTCTCGGCCGTTATCCCTCCGCCGAACTGGAAGACCGGCGCGCTTCCTTCCCCCGTATCATTCCGGAGGTTCCGGCCGGAATTCCCTCCGAATTGCTCCTTCGCCGTCCCGACCTGCGCGCGGCCGATTGGAATCTCTTCGCGTCGGAAAACCGTCTCTTCTCCGCCAAGACCGAGCGCTTGCCGAAGCTGGCCATTACCTCCACGGCGGGGACGCCTTCGGTTCTCCTGCAGGACGTCACCAATGACAGCAGCTTCCTCTACACGGTGGCGGCCAACCTCACGGCTCCGATCCTCGACGGTGGCAGGATTTCCGGGAACGTGAGGTTCACCAAAGCTCAGCGCGACACCGCGGCGGCCGCCTACGCCCAGCAAGTACTCAACGCATTCCGGGAAGTCGAGAACACACTCTCCAACGAGGTCACGCTTGTCTCCCGCGAACGACTCCAGGAGAAGGCGCTCGGGGAACTCCGTCAGGCCTACCAGATCGCCACCGTGCGATACAAATCCGGCCAGATCGACATCGTATCGCTCCTGCAGGCCCAGCGTAGCATGCTGTCCGCCGAGAGTGTCCTAATGAACACGCGTCTCCTCAAGCTTAACAACCGCATCGATATCTTCCTCTCTCTCGGGGAAAGCGTGGGCCCCGTCTCTTCGGCATCCCTATTCCGCGACTCGGCCCTGGAGTTCCCGAGGCTTTCATTGCCCGGGGCCTAG